One window from the genome of Lentibacillus daqui encodes:
- a CDS encoding HAD family hydrolase, which yields MTWPKAITFDCYGTLIDWEGEIQMIFKEILERNGVKNVDVVALQRHWENIQFDYIQNQYMPYKEVLRNTLPMAFNYFGYPFTEEDSRYFAESMGEWRPFPDTIDALLEIKKYTKIALLTNTDDSIIEETVSRIER from the coding sequence ATGACTTGGCCAAAAGCAATTACATTTGATTGTTACGGGACATTGATTGATTGGGAAGGCGAAATTCAGATGATATTTAAAGAGATACTTGAGAGGAACGGTGTAAAGAATGTTGATGTTGTCGCGTTGCAGCGTCATTGGGAGAATATTCAATTTGATTACATTCAAAATCAATACATGCCGTATAAAGAAGTGCTGAGAAACACTTTACCAATGGCCTTTAATTATTTTGGATACCCTTTCACGGAAGAGGATAGCCGATACTTTGCGGAATCCATGGGGGAATGGCGGCCATTTCCCGATACGATAGATGCCTTGTTGGAGATTAAGAAATACACAAAAATCGCCTTGCTTACGAATACTGACGATAGCATTATTGAGGAAACAGTATCAAGGATTGAACGTTGA
- a CDS encoding MFS transporter produces the protein MNKQGEEKVSIDRNKQQRIAGISSVLGSTIEWYDFFLYGTMAAIVFPHLFFTNNDPYVATLLTFTTYAIGYIARPIGGILFGHLGDKIGRKVSLVATLVIMGVMTVLIGLLPGYEQIGLAAPLILTIIRFIQGIAIGGEWPGSVLISMEWGTNKNKGFMATLPQIGVPLGLILGTSVTSLFISISGDGFHTWGWRVPFILSIVLVIVGLVVRFNLLETPSFQKTLDKKEMPKLPFVSVLKEYPKQVIAGVLSNVSSDVAFGVFAFYTTTYGINYLGLDDSVFVNATLTGAIISVCAIFLTGYISDKISPKRILGFGNVLLILWAIPYFSLLNTKSVGLIFVAIIVAFIIHATMWAPLAPVIASSFPTHLRFSGSAITFMLRSVIGGGLAPLTSTYLLNQFNSGYAISAYIIVTAVIALFALKYVDIKYQKEN, from the coding sequence ATGAATAAACAAGGGGAAGAGAAAGTTTCAATCGATCGGAATAAACAACAAAGAATTGCTGGTATTTCAAGTGTACTAGGCTCAACCATTGAGTGGTATGATTTTTTCCTTTATGGAACCATGGCTGCTATTGTATTTCCGCATTTATTTTTTACAAACAATGATCCATATGTTGCTACCTTATTAACTTTCACGACATATGCCATTGGTTATATCGCGAGACCAATAGGAGGAATTTTATTTGGGCATTTAGGGGATAAGATTGGTAGGAAAGTTTCTCTAGTTGCAACACTAGTTATCATGGGGGTAATGACTGTTCTTATCGGGTTATTACCAGGATACGAACAAATAGGACTAGCAGCACCACTCATATTGACAATCATTCGATTTATCCAAGGAATTGCTATAGGAGGGGAATGGCCAGGATCCGTACTCATTTCGATGGAGTGGGGTACGAATAAAAATAAAGGGTTCATGGCTACCTTGCCACAGATTGGCGTCCCGCTTGGTTTAATACTTGGAACTTCAGTAACATCCCTTTTTATATCGATTTCCGGTGATGGTTTTCATACATGGGGCTGGAGAGTTCCGTTTATTCTTAGCATAGTTTTAGTGATTGTAGGATTAGTGGTTCGATTCAATTTATTAGAGACTCCTTCATTCCAGAAAACGTTGGATAAAAAAGAAATGCCGAAGTTACCTTTTGTTTCAGTGCTTAAGGAATATCCTAAACAGGTTATTGCAGGAGTGCTCTCCAATGTGAGTAGCGATGTTGCCTTTGGTGTGTTTGCTTTCTATACCACGACATACGGGATAAATTATTTAGGTTTAGATGACTCCGTTTTTGTTAACGCAACACTTACAGGTGCGATTATCTCAGTGTGTGCCATATTCTTAACTGGATATATAAGTGATAAAATAAGTCCTAAAAGAATACTGGGATTTGGTAATGTATTACTCATCTTGTGGGCTATACCATATTTCTCTTTGCTTAATACCAAAAGTGTTGGATTGATTTTCGTAGCGATTATTGTAGCTTTTATTATTCATGCTACGATGTGGGCACCATTAGCTCCAGTAATTGCCTCGAGTTTTCCAACCCATCTTAGGTTCAGTGGATCGGCAATAACATTTATGTTGAGAAGTGTAATAGGCGGAGGACTTGCTCCATTGACCTCCACTTACCTTCTTAACCAGTTCAATAGTGGTTACGCTATCAGTGCGTATATTATTGTAACAGCAGTGATCGCATTATTTGCACTAAAATATGTCGATATAAAATATCAAAAAGAGAACTAA
- a CDS encoding PTS mannose/fructose/sorbose/N-acetylgalactosamine transporter subunit IIC — protein sequence MITALLLGLIAFVAQSEYALGTSLISRPIVTGMLTGLVMGDVKTGLIMGATLELAFIGAFSVGAAIPPNVVVGGVLGTAFAISSGAGAETALLLGLPIATLALIFENLYMGVVLPIVLHKADKYAEEANIRGITIMHVLGGLGMSTMIGAIVFISYFAGSDAIKNVLDAIPSPVQTGLEVATGLIPALGFAMLARLLINKQVAPYFFLGFLIVAYLKVPVTGIALLGAIVAVVMVNVMQTQKLATEKGGVMDDDDEDF from the coding sequence ATGATTACGGCATTATTATTAGGCTTGATTGCTTTTGTGGCCCAAAGTGAATATGCCCTTGGTACGAGTTTGATATCCCGTCCAATCGTAACGGGCATGCTTACCGGGTTGGTAATGGGCGATGTCAAAACAGGTCTTATTATGGGGGCTACTTTAGAATTGGCTTTTATCGGAGCCTTTTCCGTTGGTGCAGCAATCCCACCCAATGTAGTAGTTGGGGGCGTATTGGGGACTGCTTTTGCCATATCTTCCGGAGCTGGTGCGGAAACAGCTTTATTGCTGGGCTTGCCGATTGCTACGTTAGCACTGATCTTTGAAAATTTATATATGGGTGTCGTGCTTCCAATCGTTCTTCACAAAGCGGATAAATATGCGGAAGAAGCCAACATCCGGGGTATTACAATAATGCATGTATTAGGTGGTTTGGGAATGTCTACCATGATAGGTGCGATTGTATTCATTTCATATTTTGCTGGAAGCGATGCAATTAAGAATGTTTTGGATGCCATTCCTAGTCCAGTACAAACGGGCCTTGAAGTGGCAACAGGGCTTATTCCGGCATTAGGTTTTGCCATGTTGGCAAGGTTGTTAATTAATAAGCAGGTAGCACCATACTTCTTCTTGGGATTTTTAATTGTTGCCTATTTAAAGGTACCGGTAACCGGTATCGCATTACTAGGTGCAATTGTTGCAGTTGTTATGGTAAATGTGATGCAAACGCAGAAATTGGCCACAGAAAAAGGAGGAGTGATGGACGATGACGACGAAGATTTCTAA
- a CDS encoding PTS system mannose/fructose/sorbose family transporter subunit IID: MTTKISNDNGIKQEEKSLEKSPEISKKDLNRLFWRSFQMEFSWNYERQASLAYTYAMIPILKKLYKKKGDLSAALKRHLEFFNTTPHIVTMILGISAAMEKQNATDSKFDSSSINTVKASLMGPLAGIGDSFFWGTLRLIATGIGTSLALKGNILGPILFLLVFNVPHIALRYILTKIGYKMGTGFLKKLQENGTMGNLTFGAAILGLMVIGGMSADMISLDVPLKIGSGESATAVQDILDGIMPGLLPLAAFGVIYWLLGKEVKATTILIGIAVVSILGAWAGIFS, translated from the coding sequence ATGACGACGAAGATTTCTAACGATAATGGGATCAAACAGGAGGAAAAGTCGCTGGAAAAATCGCCAGAAATCAGCAAAAAAGATTTAAATCGATTGTTTTGGCGCTCATTTCAGATGGAATTTTCATGGAACTATGAACGTCAGGCAAGTCTGGCTTACACCTACGCCATGATTCCAATATTGAAAAAGCTGTATAAGAAAAAGGGCGATTTATCCGCCGCTTTGAAACGTCACCTGGAATTTTTTAATACGACGCCACATATTGTCACGATGATATTGGGTATTTCGGCAGCCATGGAAAAACAAAATGCAACAGATTCCAAGTTTGATTCTTCATCGATTAATACGGTAAAAGCATCCTTAATGGGCCCCCTAGCTGGTATTGGTGATTCCTTTTTCTGGGGGACCCTTAGACTCATCGCAACCGGAATTGGTACATCCTTGGCGTTAAAGGGAAATATTCTGGGACCGATTCTATTTTTACTCGTTTTTAATGTTCCTCACATTGCTCTTCGTTATATTTTGACGAAGATCGGTTACAAAATGGGAACAGGCTTTTTGAAAAAATTGCAGGAAAATGGAACAATGGGTAATTTGACATTTGGAGCAGCAATATTAGGGCTGATGGTTATTGGCGGAATGAGCGCAGACATGATTTCCCTTGATGTTCCATTAAAGATAGGAAGCGGCGAATCTGCCACAGCTGTGCAAGATATCTTGGATGGTATCATGCCTGGACTGTTGCCTCTGGCTGCCTTTGGGGTTATTTATTGGCTACTTGGAAAAGAAGTCAAGGCAACAACTATTTTAATCGGGATCGCTGTTGTCAGTATCCTGGGTGCGTGGGCAGGTATATTTAGCTGA
- a CDS encoding PTS sugar transporter subunit IIB has translation MIKLLRVDHRLLHGQVAFSWTQNLGADCILIANDDVPVNDLRKTTIKLAKPQGVKLVIKNIEDSIKALQSGATDKYKLFIVVESVADAQKLSEAYPAIEQVNLGGVKAKEGSRNISKAINLLPEEEKLVKKMIEKGVEVEIRQVPNDKKVLASTVI, from the coding sequence ATGATTAAATTGCTTCGCGTAGACCATCGCTTGTTGCACGGACAAGTTGCCTTCTCCTGGACACAAAATTTGGGAGCGGATTGTATTTTAATAGCTAACGATGATGTGCCAGTTAACGATTTGCGTAAAACGACGATTAAACTGGCCAAGCCTCAGGGTGTAAAGCTTGTTATCAAAAACATTGAGGATTCTATCAAAGCTTTACAAAGCGGGGCGACAGATAAATATAAACTTTTCATTGTCGTTGAATCTGTTGCAGATGCGCAGAAACTATCCGAAGCCTATCCGGCCATTGAGCAAGTAAATCTGGGTGGTGTGAAGGCAAAGGAAGGAAGCAGAAATATTTCCAAAGCAATAAATCTATTGCCTGAGGAAGAGAAACTAGTGAAGAAAATGATTGAAAAAGGTGTAGAAGTAGAAATTCGACAGGTTCCTAATGATAAAAAGGTTCTTGCTAGTACTGTCATTTAA
- a CDS encoding SIS domain-containing protein yields the protein MLKFDEELYLKDGKTTYETRERIEHVADEISREGYENIFFISVGGSIAIMLPVVEMLKQLSDVPVYAEQAAEVILTGHRQLSKDSLVIMSSKSGDTKETVRAAEWCKENGYRVVSLVGTPDAPLEKLSRWVIPNRAKDGVEFEYMEMFMLIFKLLANRNEFPRYQEFADQLKKLPGNLVKAKQKFEPIADEIAKNYYKEPYNIWVGDGEMWGEVYLFAMCVLEEMQWVRTKAISSSEFFHGTLELVDENVPVFLVKGEGKRRALDERVEKFCKQYTKKLIVFDTKDYELEGIDEEFRWILAPTISTTLLVDRLAVYYEKYTGHDLDIRRYYRQFDY from the coding sequence ATGTTGAAATTTGATGAAGAATTATACCTGAAAGATGGAAAAACAACTTATGAAACTCGCGAAAGAATAGAGCATGTTGCAGATGAAATTTCGCGGGAAGGATATGAAAATATATTTTTTATCTCCGTTGGTGGTTCGATTGCCATCATGCTACCTGTTGTGGAAATGCTCAAGCAATTAAGTGATGTGCCGGTATATGCTGAACAAGCGGCCGAGGTCATTCTTACAGGTCACCGCCAATTATCCAAGGATTCTTTGGTAATTATGTCATCAAAATCTGGGGATACGAAAGAAACCGTTCGTGCTGCAGAATGGTGTAAAGAAAATGGATACCGCGTTGTTTCCCTTGTAGGCACACCAGATGCTCCATTAGAAAAGTTGAGCCGTTGGGTTATCCCAAATAGAGCAAAAGATGGTGTGGAATTCGAATACATGGAAATGTTTATGCTTATATTTAAACTTCTTGCCAATCGAAATGAATTTCCAAGGTATCAAGAGTTTGCTGATCAATTGAAAAAGCTACCCGGAAATCTGGTAAAAGCTAAGCAGAAATTTGAGCCGATTGCGGATGAAATTGCAAAAAACTATTATAAGGAACCTTACAACATCTGGGTTGGTGATGGTGAAATGTGGGGTGAAGTCTACCTGTTTGCAATGTGTGTCCTAGAAGAAATGCAATGGGTGCGTACAAAAGCAATATCATCATCCGAGTTTTTCCACGGAACGTTGGAATTGGTTGACGAAAATGTACCAGTTTTCCTTGTTAAAGGGGAAGGGAAACGTCGTGCACTTGACGAACGGGTGGAAAAGTTCTGTAAGCAATACACGAAAAAATTAATAGTCTTTGATACTAAGGACTATGAATTAGAAGGAATTGATGAGGAATTTCGCTGGATTTTGGCTCCGACAATTTCTACAACGTTATTGGTCGATCGCCTCGCAGTCTATTATGAAAAATATACTGGTCACGATTTGGATATACGTCGTTACTATCGCCAATTTGATTATTAA
- a CDS encoding DUF2848 family protein, translating into MKQLLNNSTYQIEVEGKARDLKINKAFCIGYSGRDKEKTWEHIKELAEIGVPEPEEVPALYPVAVSTLNQYESIEVVGDQTSGEAEIVLIFGDSPEEIYLSVGSDHTDRSLETVDINKSKQVCDKPFAKKAWKIDKVKDYWDQLVLSSEMMVDGKWEKYQENPISSIISLEEIKGFLQKKNVPLTNSIVFSGTVPLLDGFKYGEKFKTILFDPITNDSISTEYKIINIATGEEF; encoded by the coding sequence ATGAAACAACTATTAAATAATTCTACTTATCAAATTGAAGTTGAAGGTAAGGCAAGAGATTTAAAAATTAATAAGGCATTTTGCATTGGCTACTCAGGAAGGGATAAAGAGAAAACATGGGAGCATATCAAGGAACTTGCTGAAATTGGTGTGCCTGAACCAGAGGAGGTTCCAGCCCTTTATCCAGTAGCAGTTAGTACATTGAATCAGTATGAATCGATAGAGGTTGTTGGTGACCAAACAAGCGGGGAAGCGGAGATTGTACTGATCTTTGGAGATTCTCCGGAAGAAATCTATTTAAGTGTTGGAAGTGATCATACGGATCGTTCGCTGGAAACAGTTGATATTAATAAGTCAAAACAAGTGTGTGATAAACCATTTGCCAAAAAGGCATGGAAAATTGACAAGGTAAAGGACTATTGGGATCAATTAGTATTATCGTCGGAAATGATGGTAGATGGAAAATGGGAAAAATATCAGGAAAACCCGATATCCTCCATCATTTCATTGGAGGAAATAAAGGGTTTCCTTCAAAAGAAGAATGTACCTTTAACAAATAGTATTGTATTTTCTGGAACGGTTCCATTGCTTGATGGGTTTAAATATGGTGAGAAGTTTAAAACAATCTTGTTTGATCCAATTACCAATGATTCTATATCGACCGAATATAAAATTATAAATATAGCTACCGGGGAGGAATTTTAA
- a CDS encoding GntR family transcriptional regulator: protein MKKIDLKPIARKKTTKEIVYEDLKRAILTGSINNQEILTETMLSETMEISRTPIREAVADLIKEGLLVQIPRKGFHVRKITENEKEQIIFLRLSIETEGLKKLSPIITKEQLHTLRGIVAAQEQEMVNNDRIKFIELDQIFHRQILTFANQNLLEQILQEMYNLTRLVGHNALMKEGRMVEVIQEHRQILNALENNDASKAVELMKNHLEITKANVKAVKEK from the coding sequence ATGAAAAAGATAGATTTGAAACCAATTGCAAGAAAGAAAACCACGAAGGAAATTGTTTATGAGGATTTAAAAAGGGCTATTTTGACAGGTTCTATCAACAATCAAGAAATACTAACTGAAACAATGTTATCAGAAACAATGGAAATTTCTAGAACACCAATAAGGGAGGCGGTTGCTGATTTAATTAAAGAAGGATTACTGGTACAAATTCCTAGGAAGGGGTTTCATGTACGGAAAATTACAGAGAATGAAAAGGAACAAATTATCTTTTTACGATTATCTATTGAAACGGAAGGGTTAAAAAAACTTTCTCCTATTATTACAAAAGAACAACTGCACACACTAAGGGGAATTGTTGCTGCACAAGAACAAGAGATGGTGAATAATGATCGCATTAAGTTTATTGAATTAGATCAAATATTCCATCGTCAAATTCTAACATTCGCGAATCAAAATCTGCTAGAGCAAATACTTCAGGAAATGTATAATCTCACACGACTAGTTGGCCATAATGCGCTAATGAAAGAAGGTAGAATGGTAGAAGTAATTCAAGAGCATAGGCAGATTTTAAATGCTTTGGAAAACAATGATGCTTCTAAAGCTGTAGAGCTAATGAAAAACCATTTAGAGATAACAAAGGCAAATGTTAAAGCTGTTAAGGAGAAATAA
- a CDS encoding carbon-nitrogen family hydrolase: MKYAIYQMDIYPGDPEKNRQKVKEWMEQEVKKNNPDTVVLPEMWTTAYTLDDLDKYADSDGEPTKSFLRDLAKELNINIIGGSVANRVKDDFYNSSFVFDRSGKLVYEYDKVHLVPMLKEPKYLTGGQHVPEVFELEGVKMGLIICYDLRFPEVVRTLALEGAQVLHIVAEWPDARTNHWVNLQIARAIENQMYVISSNRVGSYNGTRFCGNSMAIDPWGDVLKQGSDDREETLTTQLDLEKVKQVRNDVPIFSSRVPHLYKTGL; encoded by the coding sequence ATGAAATACGCAATCTATCAAATGGATATATATCCAGGTGATCCGGAGAAAAATAGACAAAAAGTAAAGGAATGGATGGAACAAGAGGTGAAGAAAAATAATCCTGACACGGTAGTTTTACCAGAAATGTGGACCACTGCTTATACACTTGATGATTTGGACAAGTATGCAGATTCCGATGGGGAACCCACAAAAAGCTTTTTAAGAGACTTGGCCAAAGAATTAAATATAAACATCATTGGCGGTTCTGTTGCGAATAGGGTTAAGGATGACTTTTATAATTCTTCATTTGTTTTTGATCGTTCAGGAAAATTGGTTTATGAATATGACAAGGTTCATCTTGTTCCAATGCTCAAAGAACCTAAATACCTAACAGGTGGGCAACATGTTCCAGAAGTATTTGAACTTGAGGGTGTCAAAATGGGTTTAATCATTTGTTATGATTTACGTTTCCCTGAAGTTGTCAGAACGTTAGCACTTGAGGGGGCTCAAGTGCTGCATATTGTGGCTGAATGGCCGGATGCTCGAACCAACCATTGGGTTAATCTCCAAATAGCAAGGGCCATTGAAAATCAGATGTATGTTATCTCCTCCAATAGGGTTGGGTCATATAATGGGACTCGCTTTTGCGGGAATTCGATGGCAATAGATCCATGGGGGGATGTTTTAAAACAGGGATCAGACGATAGAGAAGAAACATTAACAACCCAGTTAGATTTAGAAAAAGTTAAACAAGTTAGAAATGATGTACCTATTTTTAGTAGCAGAGTGCCACATTTATATAAAACTGGTTTGTAG
- a CDS encoding PLP-dependent transferase → MNRDRYAFSTRAIQAGEPTDPVTRALNTPIYQTSTFAFESAQDKESAVDEGMNWTPDVYFYSRTANPTTAASI, encoded by the coding sequence TTGAATCGAGATAGGTATGCATTTTCGACACGTGCTATCCAAGCTGGTGAACCAACAGATCCCGTCACAAGGGCGCTTAACACACCAATCTATCAAACTTCAACATTCGCTTTTGAGTCTGCTCAGGATAAAGAATCTGCCGTTGATGAAGGAATGAATTGGACACCAGATGTGTATTTTTACAGCCGAACAGCTAATCCAACAACCGCTGCTTCTATATAA
- a CDS encoding SIS domain-containing protein, translating into MLKETMMDYIHEEEKTCREIISNYNDNLQSFKQLIDEKQPKHWLILATGSSLNATLSAKYYMEKMAGISIEVIEPFTFVHYEKVKSSTDFILAISQGGHSSSTIEAVKKANSLGNIPTAVLTANLDSPIANATDLVIDIGSGVEKVGYVTKGFSATVLTLMLMGMVAGHVLGNLSEEEVLKEIAEFDVAIESIPSVIERTESFYRQFADELNQIPRFATVGYGPTVGTAKESETKFTETVRVPTQGFELEAFMHGPYLEVNESYGLYFIQTKSPHATRLKKLSAYFSGYTDHCFTIATGNADGNKTLSIGIELDEFKSPLLLVIPFQILAYRITTGRGIDLQEDIFGDFDDILKSKI; encoded by the coding sequence ATGTTGAAAGAGACGATGATGGATTACATCCATGAAGAAGAAAAAACATGTAGGGAAATAATAAGCAATTACAATGACAATCTTCAGTCGTTTAAACAACTTATCGACGAGAAACAACCAAAACATTGGCTGATACTTGCAACCGGTTCAAGCCTTAATGCGACATTAAGTGCAAAATATTATATGGAAAAAATGGCTGGAATCTCGATCGAGGTAATCGAACCATTTACATTTGTTCATTATGAAAAGGTAAAATCATCTACAGATTTTATCCTGGCTATTTCACAAGGCGGGCATAGTTCTTCAACAATTGAAGCAGTAAAAAAAGCAAATTCGCTCGGAAATATTCCTACCGCTGTTCTTACCGCAAATTTGGATAGTCCGATTGCGAATGCTACAGACCTAGTAATTGATATTGGTAGTGGTGTGGAGAAAGTAGGATATGTAACTAAAGGTTTTTCTGCTACGGTACTAACCTTGATGCTAATGGGTATGGTTGCGGGACATGTGCTTGGAAACCTGAGTGAGGAAGAGGTATTGAAAGAAATTGCTGAATTTGATGTGGCAATTGAAAGCATACCCTCCGTCATAGAACGTACAGAAAGCTTTTATCGTCAATTTGCTGATGAACTAAATCAAATTCCACGCTTCGCAACTGTTGGATATGGTCCAACAGTCGGGACTGCAAAAGAAAGTGAAACAAAGTTTACAGAAACCGTTCGGGTCCCTACACAAGGTTTTGAATTAGAGGCTTTCATGCATGGACCATATTTAGAGGTAAATGAATCGTATGGATTATATTTCATTCAAACAAAAAGTCCGCATGCAACAAGATTGAAGAAATTAAGTGCGTACTTTTCGGGATACACAGACCATTGCTTTACAATTGCTACTGGCAATGCGGATGGAAATAAAACATTGTCCATCGGAATAGAGCTGGATGAGTTTAAAAGTCCTTTATTGCTTGTGATTCCTTTTCAAATCCTTGCCTATCGCATCACAACTGGCAGAGGTATTGACCTTCAAGAAGACATTTTTGGGGATTTTGACGACATTCTTAAAAGCAAAATATAA
- a CDS encoding PTS sugar transporter subunit IIA: protein MRYLLLASHGKLAEGILDSTEMITGKHDNVFTISAYKHEEDDLNRQLESVMVQINHDDELIIVTDIFGGSVNNECMKLLDDTRIHLIAGLNLALVIELVTQMNFKITTDELIHTSIKNAKDAMLYCNQVIQDVPTNEDF from the coding sequence ATGAGATATCTATTATTGGCTTCCCATGGAAAACTGGCTGAAGGAATTCTTGATTCGACAGAAATGATCACTGGTAAGCATGACAATGTTTTTACAATTAGTGCTTATAAGCATGAGGAAGATGATTTGAATAGGCAATTGGAATCGGTAATGGTGCAAATCAATCATGATGATGAATTGATTATTGTTACGGATATATTTGGCGGTAGTGTTAATAACGAGTGCATGAAACTGCTGGACGATACAAGAATCCACTTAATCGCTGGGTTGAATTTAGCATTAGTGATTGAACTGGTCACACAGATGAATTTCAAAATAACTACCGATGAATTGATCCATACATCCATAAAAAATGCGAAAGATGCGATGTTGTATTGCAATCAAGTTATCCAGGACGTACCAACGAATGAAGACTTTTGA